Within Conger conger chromosome 3, fConCon1.1, whole genome shotgun sequence, the genomic segment GTCCGCCCTCAGCGTCCTCGCTGTTCCTCCAATGGGGAGTGAGCTTGTGCTGGCCCCTGTCCGGGTCCGCCCGTTGCTTTTCCTGCCGCATGTAAGACTCAGTTTCCTCCGCCCTCGTCAGGGTGAGTGTAGTCGCGCGGTCTTTGCCACGGCACCAGTCCGGCTCCACACCGCTCCGCTCCACCGGaatcgcccagcgctggtcccacttgCGAACAGAATtgcccagcgctggtcccacttgCCAACAGTATCGCCCGTGTAGCGTCCACAATTTCCCAGGGCTGTCAGCCAGCTAACCACCGCCAATGAGGGAGACAgcctaaagaaaaaaagagaaaccaaaacaggaaaaggaaaagaaaaagaaacccaaACACAATGAACTGAAATATAATCAACCAGTTAAAATTCCGTTCGCGGAACCCAACATTCAAACCCGGCGTCTCTCCCGCGTCTGCCCCTTACCGGCTTCTTTTAAACCTGACTTATTAgtcaaacaggaaacagctgcGTCACGCCCCCAAAACCGACAGCTGGCAATCATTGGTTGGGACTCCCTATTGGGTGTTCCGTATTGTATGTCTCTATAAATGAAGCTCTCCATTTTCTGGCGAAGTTACTCTGATGAAGGCCTAGTGCCGAAACGTCAGCACGTCTGCCAATAAAGTGGTGACTCTgtaaagtagcagtgttgcgctttttccttactttttcaaatGCATTGCACTACTCCCACACAATTGGTGGATTAGATGactgcattaataagtaggagcaatattaaaaatgttcctaataaagtacatAGGGAGTGAATATAGCAcatttattcaaagcgctgtacaattgatgtttcttattcacccattcacacacaccatgcaaggcaccgatcagctcatcaggagaaattgggggttaggtgtcctactctttgacacacccaaggcAGGaggaaccagcaaccctccaactgccagatgacaacttttacctcctgagccaatggcACCCCCTTTCACATATACCCTTACATAAACAAAACCCAGGGTTGACATGGGATACTGAACAGGGAAACTCAATCGGCTTTTGACCCATTCACACTATTAGGGTTCTGGGTAATTCTGGGGGTCCTTGCCATTACCGTAATTTAACTATGAGGGGAAGCAACAAAACCTGCATTTCAATTTTATTAGCAAGCAAGATTGAAAATCAAATCCGGTTGCTGAGTGCCACAAGACAAAACTAAATAGCCTGAAGGTACTCCAACACAGCAAAGATGAATTCTTGAGTAATTATACCACATGATTCTATTATCAATATCTATGACTACAGAAtacatgtaaatggttggcattgatataccgtctttatccaaagctttcCATCGATGTTTGAGGTCttgcacagggagactgacataCCTAGGTGATTTCGAACCGGAAACccactgactgccagacaactgcctgAGCAAATGTCCCTCCAGTACAAGCGTACCATTGTCTTGAACAATTCAAtacataatttaatttgtaCGACACTATGCATAAAGGTCATACATAACTAACCATATCTATTGTAACGGTtgcatgggggttggacccaaaatgcacgactcagacagatgtgaaagtcccgtcagggctttaagggatagataggccaagtctgtaactaaaccaaaaccaaaacaactaCAATTTgagaaattacagaaatacaaattcaaaagtcttTGAGCATCTTAGCTCATAGTGGCATACATTGTTAGAATTCATACCACTTGAAATTGAGTATTGAACTCCCCTTACTTACTTCGGAGTATAGAAAACATACAAAAGTAAATGATCATATGTTTAGGTATGTGCAACACTGtatgtcacatttattttacataattttcCAATGTGATATCAAAGTTACATTGTAaccatatatttatatatttataatgggCAAAAGCTGATAAAAAAGACACTAATTTCTACTTGGAAGAAGAGTCATACGAGTTGATTTGGAGTataatatatgtttattttggagtaaaatatataatttacagAAATGAACAATTAAGCCATTTTGGGTAGATTTGGAGACACTACGGGACACCAGGGTACACTACTTCTATTTTATTGCATAGATTTATTAGCTGCCCATATCACCCTCAGATTTTGCACTTAAATAGTTTCTAATTCGGAAAATGTTAACCTGTTTTACATGTGACACTcagcatttcattaatttgtacatttccacctacattgatattttatttgtagCACTTGAtttctaaattatgaaaatgaaataactgTAGTATTGTACATGCTACATGTGTTTACTTCATTTAAGCCATTTCTCAAGTCTGTAAGGCATAAATCTTTAAAATAGAACACGGCAAAAAATGTGTGGAGAGTTGCTATATTTGGAATCTGCGCAAAGGGGTTAAATCATATTAGCTCATTCTTTTTCACCGAAGGTTTTTGTGACCAAGGGTCACATTTTCGCACTCATCTTGTCCGGCTGAGGTCCCATCCACTGCTCCcctgaaatacaaatatatacccGGTTGGAAGTCCCCTCCAAACgttttggaacagcaaggtcaattcctttgtttttgctacacactgaagacaactgagtttcaagtcaaaagatgtacatgagatgacagggaaacccaaaacaaacaacaactgaaagaggctgcagtaaaagcctggaaaagcatcacaaaagaagaatgcaactgtTTGTAGATGtcaatgcagttattgcaaacaagggatatgctaccaaatattaagtgttatttactttttctTACATAACTACGCTCTgttacaatacttttgctcacctataaattgggtggcctgataccaaaggtgctatgttctaactAGTTTAACACATGTAGGTGTatataccaggaaataaaagctgaaattcagaactCCTGTCTCgagttcatctttttatctcaatcccgaatgtattcagtgtattgcaaaaataaaggaattggccttgctgttccaatacatttggagggggTATGATGATGAGGTATTTACCTTACcgacattaataaaaaaagacataacTTAACAGAAcatgaacaaaaatacaaaaacatttcagcagaaggtgtgacatcaccaccTAAAGTGAATTCAGACacaatttgatttaaaaattaCACCTGATGTCTAATGTTACAAACAAACTACAAATGgatctttaataaaaaataataatttaaatatttccCACAATTATATTGTTAAAAGAAATCtgaacaatttttaaaatatatactgcTTTAAATGTTTACAAAGCCCTATCCCATAATACATATGAGGTGCAAATGTATATTTCACTTCCTTAAATGTTTTTAGAACATCAATTGCTAATGGATATTTTGTTGCCAATTTTAGTACTGTATGATAAATCTGAAAGCACGGCGCAAATTCAAGTCGAGCTGTAACACATAGTATATCAACATAATCACCAATGCACTGTGCCATGATCTCGAATCGATCTGACCCAAAGAAGGCCTCCTTCTGCCCTTTAACATGGCATATCATGAAAGGTAATCCAAATGCCTGGAAAATAGAGACAGGATAGCACTTGGCACCATGTAGCATGAAATCCGAACACCACTTTCATTCTGATTATCATTTACACAGCAGTTTAAACAattaactgtgcatttatttaccACCATATGTCTCTGACATGTACCGGTATAAGTACTGTCACATATTTTCCAAAAAGGCCTGTAAACAGTGCTGCTCTTATTTGATCAAGTCAACtgcaatttaaatatttttttcgaCTATCTTATCATTTTAACAGAAGTCTTGGTCTGATTCAATTCTTCATCACAATTTCATACTGTACCAATCAACACATATAATAATAAGCTGTATTTTCTTTGTGCAGAATGACCAATTCCTGTAAGCAAGAAAACTTTACAGCACAGACTGAATAGACAACTGCATTCTTCCTTACATTCCTTATgctccataacgtttgggacaaaaacatttttcttgatttgactCTGCAATCATGTGTGATTACAGGGTGCAGTCTCAGGCTTTTTATACACATTGATTTCCATCTGTAGAAATTACAGAACTTTTTATACAGTATACGGCCTCTCATTTCAGGGCACCGTAGCTGTAGGagccatattcattatttttgtaccATACATTTTGTACACTTTATTTGACGTTTTTTGTGCCAAAAATATTGTCCACTTATTTTatagttttcattttttgttgatacttttattttgaaagggcCAAGATGACAAAGGACAGACAGGAAAGATGCCACTGGCCAAAAGTTTAAACCACTTTATTCGACAACATTGAATAGCCTTCAATAGCATTGCTTcgcttttttttccagaattgtgaaatacagagccaaaaagtaATCGAgtaaaaatgttattgtttCAAACATTCTGCAGCGTACCGTAGAACATAGACACAGAGACAAATAATCCACTGCAGCAGCTCAGGGTCACATGCTGCAGAACACACTCACCCCGTAATCCAATGCTTCCTGGGTTGTGCTCTTCAACTTGTCCTTGATTTTCTTAGAGCTGGCCAGTCGCAAAAGCTTCTCTATTTCATAAGGAGAAAGTCCTGCCTTCAGACCTGCCTGAGGAGGAGGAAATAAACAAACCAACCTGAAAAAGTATAAAAAGGCAGTGCAGGGGCAGAGCAAGGATAATGGCATCTACTCCTGCAAACGAGCAGGACGGGGGTCTCTGGAACCTCAGAGAGTGAGGCCGGGAGGGTGATGTCTTCGTCATGACCCCATATCCTCTTCCACAGCTCCCGGGACACGTTCTCCACCTCCGCCTGTCCGCCATCCCTGCTCTCGTCCACTGCTGTGATGAAGCGCATCGCTGACAGGGAGCCTGAAGTGGATAACAGTAAACGCATTGAAGGACTGGGCTGTCCGACAATGTGgacacattgggcctcatgcaagagcCATCCGTACGAACAGATTTAAAACGCTTAAATCGCTTTGAACAAGTGATGGAAGAGAACTTggcgcattcaccaattttctcttatttagaatttttccTTAGCAAGGAACAACATGGGCCCAACCTGTTGTATGAGTCATGTAAGCAAGAGCCTGTGAGAGCAGCTCACCTGGCACTTCAAACTTTAAAACTAGGTGCTGCAGGTCATATATGAATCAAGGTTCAGCAACTGTTTTGcttatttctgaaatgtttcaGACATGTATTTCAGTGGATTGTTTAGGAGACAAAATACAAAGTTTATCAAAGGTCCACCATGTTATTGGCGAAAACTAAGGACCCACAGTCAACCGAATCAGGTATTAGTCGtctcttgttcttgttaattCCACTGGCCATCTATCCGACAGaacccacatacagtacagtatatactgtattttaaaggacatcttcatttaggacagttgtctgaagtgACGTACGTTTGTTGAATATCCAATGTGGCACACTCGTATGAAAAAAGTATGAGAAATTCATAATAagatgaaaatgttcttgcaagAGGcccattgtattgtattatacattctattacaattacattaaattacaatcACATAggagatgctcttatccagaggaaaTAAAGGgattaaagaaaagaaaagaagggcGCACCTTTCTTGACCATACTTCCAATGGGGTCATTAGGGATAAGAATAGGAACTCTGAAGTAAGGCTCAAGCCGTGCCATTTCCTTTCTCATGTAAGAACATTTTCTTGGGAGTAGACTTGGCGTTGTGTTGCCTTCAAAACACGTAAGCACATTACTTACATATTAGATAAGACATCATATTACAGGAgtaaaaagaatgaaagaaaagaaaacacttttttttttttttatcaaggcTATAACAGTATGATGATTTAACAGACTTCCTCATAGAcatgggtacagaaaaattaCCAGCTTCCGTCACACTCAATCATGCATTGTAGAAAGCTATTAAAGCCGCAGGCAATTCAGTTTTCACGGTTTACAATGTCTTTCTCAGCCTCGGTCGCGCTAAaataacggaccttgatgctgGCATCAGTTCGTTACACTTGCACAACGAGGACCGCGtgccggtcctgccaaaagccgcTCCGAGGGAGGGACTCGACAGTGGTTAGCAGGATTGGCGCATACAACAGCGCCTCGGGATCACGGTCACGGGCTCTGATACGTTACAAAGGCGGGTCGTTCTCCTAATCGCCCAGATCTCtccgggccgccgagggacagggtcgtaggcggtgtatccccagctaacgcAAATATTTTGAATAGATAGGATACAATTGGCTATCAAATAGGAACAAAAAGGGACAAATTAGaagctaataaaataaaaatgcctttcTCTCATTTCAACATGTACCAGATCCATGTAAGATGCCTGATAAAAAGGCTGGGCGGAGTTTAAGGTCCATATTCCAGACACTTCTGTAGCGACAGAGGACCTAAATAAAACAAGAGaaggaaaatatttgaatgttgCCAACTGATAAAATACACAAAGATAAATGCAAAGTATTTAGCCTTACATTTGAAGGTATAATATGTGCAGAATCCACTGACCTCAAATGCAAACCAGTTGTAAGGGGATACAACATCATAGAAAagttcaattacttttctagTGCTCGCCATCTGAAAATGCATTATGtcaataaatacaaacagatAACAGAAGGATAATCCAGAGAATGGTCAAAACACAATCTGGCAAAGTAATAAGGGAGACAGgt encodes:
- the LOC133124704 gene encoding glutathione S-transferase kappa 1-like, whose protein sequence is MHFQMASTRKVIELFYDVVSPYNWFAFEVLCRYRSVWNMDLKLRPAFLSGILHGSGNTTPSLLPRKCSYMRKEMARLEPYFRVPILIPNDPIGSMVKKGSLSAMRFITAVDESRDGGQAEVENVSRELWKRIWGHDEDITLPASLSEAGLKAGLSPYEIEKLLRLASSKKIKDKLKSTTQEALDYGAFGLPFMICHVKGQKEAFFGSDRFEIMAQCIGEQWMGPQPDKMSAKM